One window of Rhodoflexus caldus genomic DNA carries:
- a CDS encoding T9SS type A sorting domain-containing protein, with the protein MPKKNLLFVSGVSFLLMLLLTTGIVQAQKTVLQRLQVEHRKEGLPIVCPPTTNHIRKNIPPPDAYLKWAEARRSGRTEETENARFIVQYQGFSPEAQAAFQRAVDIWSTLITSPVPIRIRAVWEPNSRANVLGSATSNGFYRSPFLPRFPVWYPVALAEKLLGQELNGEDADIIANFNSNNNNWYLGTDANPPRDKWDLTSVVLHEIGHGLGFAGSFQFETGRNFGRWGDSGFPFVYDLFVENSRGESLLDSTIFRNNSAALGRELTGGQVVFQGAQVRRANLGVPAPLFAPSPWQQGSSISHLDDRTYDGTSNQLMISSIGNGEAIHDPGPVTLAMFDQMGWRNTRLLHTPQPNTDIADRPFTLRATLLSDTTLNFADYEVRIVYSLDRFATQQTATMRRISGNVYEGQIPAPNRQVTINYYLIAENTRQNVQILWPAGVAPRVTYAFIIATDNAPPVINHTPLSILQANTTEVIISANITDQLGVDTAYVEYRLDNESLATAGMVEVQANNFAALLRFPQGRIVDGTTLSYRIVASDISSRRNQASNPANGFHQVRVEGLRPARDSYNNDFNQGGGEDFIGADFRVETPSGFTNGAIHSDHPYKDGSGLNNESNYIYQMRFPITIRQQNSTIRFDEIVLVEPGDPGSVFGQQNFWDYVIVEGSKDGGRTWTRLLNGYDSGDKPEWLSAYNRGLSANNPNSSTVGTPSLFRPRSIDILRTFQPGDQVIFRFRLFVDESVNGWGWAIDNLQIQADAVGLEDYLASREDIRIFPNPSADGRITVFGAFLKRAENVQIRVTDVLGREILTESVKTNNLRLIHELNLGSRAAGIYLVTLDIDGNTLTKRILVE; encoded by the coding sequence ATGCCAAAAAAAAATTTACTGTTTGTTTCGGGCGTTTCGTTTCTGTTGATGTTATTACTGACAACAGGCATTGTTCAGGCACAAAAAACGGTATTGCAGCGCCTGCAAGTAGAGCATCGCAAAGAGGGCTTGCCGATAGTATGTCCTCCGACAACCAATCATATTCGCAAAAATATTCCGCCCCCCGATGCGTATCTGAAATGGGCAGAAGCACGCAGGAGCGGCAGAACAGAAGAAACCGAAAACGCTCGCTTTATCGTTCAGTATCAGGGGTTTTCTCCCGAAGCACAGGCAGCCTTTCAGCGGGCAGTTGATATCTGGTCGACCTTAATTACTTCACCCGTGCCTATCCGCATTCGGGCGGTGTGGGAGCCTAACAGCCGTGCCAACGTATTGGGCAGCGCTACAAGTAACGGATTCTATCGTTCGCCGTTTTTGCCTCGCTTTCCGGTATGGTATCCTGTGGCATTGGCCGAAAAACTACTTGGGCAAGAACTGAACGGGGAAGATGCCGATATTATTGCCAACTTTAATAGCAACAATAACAATTGGTATTTGGGAACGGATGCAAACCCGCCCCGCGACAAATGGGATTTGACAAGTGTCGTATTACATGAAATCGGACACGGTTTGGGCTTTGCCGGCAGTTTTCAGTTTGAGACAGGCCGCAATTTCGGGCGCTGGGGCGACAGCGGCTTCCCCTTTGTTTATGACCTTTTTGTTGAAAATTCGCGAGGTGAGTCGTTGTTAGACTCTACCATTTTCCGCAATAACTCCGCTGCTCTCGGGCGCGAACTGACCGGCGGTCAAGTCGTATTTCAAGGGGCACAGGTGCGGCGTGCCAACTTGGGCGTACCTGCACCATTGTTTGCGCCATCGCCTTGGCAACAGGGTTCCAGCATTTCACACTTAGACGACCGCACCTATGACGGCACCAGCAACCAGTTAATGATTTCGTCCATCGGTAATGGTGAGGCTATCCATGACCCGGGGCCTGTTACGCTCGCCATGTTTGACCAGATGGGTTGGCGAAACACCCGCCTGCTGCATACGCCGCAGCCCAATACGGACATTGCAGACCGTCCGTTTACGCTGCGCGCTACGCTGTTAAGCGATACTACGCTGAATTTTGCCGATTACGAAGTGCGCATTGTTTACTCATTAGACCGCTTTGCCACCCAGCAAACGGCCACCATGCGCCGCATTTCGGGCAATGTATATGAAGGACAGATTCCTGCGCCTAACCGTCAGGTAACGATTAACTACTACCTGATTGCCGAAAATACACGCCAAAACGTGCAGATTCTGTGGCCGGCAGGTGTTGCCCCACGGGTTACTTATGCCTTCATTATTGCAACAGACAACGCGCCTCCTGTCATTAATCATACGCCGCTTTCCATTTTGCAGGCGAACACAACAGAGGTGATTATTTCTGCCAACATTACCGACCAGTTGGGCGTAGATACGGCCTATGTAGAGTACCGACTTGATAACGAATCGCTTGCAACGGCCGGCATGGTTGAGGTGCAGGCGAATAATTTTGCAGCCCTCCTTCGCTTTCCGCAAGGGCGTATTGTGGACGGTACGACATTGAGCTATCGCATAGTAGCCAGCGACATCAGCAGCAGGCGCAATCAGGCAAGCAACCCCGCCAACGGGTTTCATCAAGTACGTGTAGAAGGTTTGCGACCTGCCCGCGACAGTTACAACAACGATTTCAACCAAGGCGGAGGAGAGGATTTTATAGGGGCTGATTTCAGGGTAGAAACCCCCTCAGGATTTACCAACGGGGCTATCCACTCCGACCACCCCTACAAAGACGGTTCGGGATTGAACAACGAAAGCAACTACATCTACCAAATGCGCTTCCCTATCACCATTCGTCAGCAAAATTCTACCATTCGTTTTGATGAAATCGTATTGGTAGAACCCGGCGACCCGGGCTCGGTTTTCGGGCAACAGAATTTTTGGGATTATGTGATTGTAGAAGGCTCCAAAGACGGCGGCAGAACATGGACACGCCTGCTCAACGGTTACGATTCGGGCGATAAACCTGAATGGTTAAGTGCTTACAATCGCGGCTTGTCTGCCAATAACCCCAATTCATCTACCGTAGGCACTCCGAGCCTTTTCCGACCGCGCAGCATTGATATTTTGCGTACCTTCCAACCCGGCGACCAAGTGATTTTCCGTTTCCGTTTGTTTGTAGATGAGTCCGTGAACGGCTGGGGTTGGGCAATTGACAACCTGCAAATACAAGCCGATGCCGTAGGTTTGGAAGACTACTTGGCGAGCCGCGAAGACATCCGCATTTTCCCCAACCCTTCGGCAGATGGCAGAATAACCGTGTTCGGGGCATTCCTCAAACGCGCCGAAAACGTGCAGATTCGGGTAACGGATGTACTCGGACGCGAAATTCTGACCGAATCGGTTAAGACCAACAACCTGCGACTGATACACGAGTTGAATTTGGGCAGCCGTGCAGCAGGCATTTATTTAGTAACGCTCGATATTGACGGAAATACACTGACAAAGCGTATATTGGTAGAATAA
- a CDS encoding cytochrome-c peroxidase has product MCEHRICAVLITDISAAPDAGYFFDMYKRGLLAVALLSWLWACTQSVRQPTPYVFAAPLPLGDTVPQPPHNRATVEGVALGKMLFFDKRLSANQQLSCASCHQVEKSFSDTAALTSRGVSGRPLLRHAQALINLAWSENLFWDGGVRNLESLTFSPLRHPDEMGADLQELITRLQALPEYRRAFRAAFGTDSITAALISRALAQYQRTLIAANSRYDRYRRGEIQFNSLELEGMAVFEQHCARCHTPPLFTDGKFHRNGLPLPAAIDSAGVLLGRQRITLQPSDFGKYKTPTLRNIMLTAPYMHDGSLPDMAAVMAHYSNLPDSVAQANGLPDGRFRHANQRTLTAFLQTLTDSSLMVH; this is encoded by the coding sequence TTGTGTGAACATCGCATATGTGCAGTGCTGATAACCGATATTTCGGCAGCACCCGATGCAGGTTATTTTTTTGATATGTATAAGCGTGGTTTATTGGCGGTAGCTTTGTTAAGTTGGTTGTGGGCATGTACGCAATCGGTTCGGCAGCCAACGCCCTATGTGTTTGCCGCGCCATTGCCTTTGGGCGATACCGTACCGCAGCCGCCGCACAATCGGGCAACAGTGGAAGGGGTGGCACTTGGCAAAATGCTGTTTTTTGACAAACGGCTTTCCGCCAATCAGCAGTTGTCTTGTGCAAGTTGCCATCAGGTAGAAAAGTCATTTTCCGATACTGCCGCGCTTACCTCGCGAGGGGTATCGGGCAGGCCGTTGCTGCGCCATGCACAGGCACTTATTAACTTGGCGTGGTCGGAAAATCTGTTTTGGGATGGCGGTGTACGCAACTTAGAGTCGCTGACATTTTCCCCGCTGCGTCATCCTGACGAAATGGGGGCAGATTTGCAAGAGCTCATTACCCGACTGCAAGCCCTCCCTGAATATCGCCGCGCATTTCGGGCAGCGTTTGGTACGGATTCCATTACAGCCGCCCTTATCAGCCGTGCTTTGGCACAGTACCAGCGCACGCTGATTGCTGCCAACAGCCGCTATGACCGCTATCGGCGCGGTGAGATACAGTTCAACAGTCTCGAGCTGGAAGGTATGGCTGTTTTTGAACAACATTGTGCCCGTTGTCATACGCCCCCGCTTTTTACGGACGGTAAATTTCACAGAAACGGCTTGCCGCTGCCTGCGGCGATTGACAGCGCGGGCGTTCTTTTGGGCAGGCAGCGCATCACCTTGCAACCTTCCGATTTTGGTAAATATAAAACCCCGACTTTGAGAAACATTATGCTGACCGCTCCTTATATGCACGATGGCAGCCTGCCCGATATGGCAGCAGTGATGGCACATTACAGCAACTTGCCCGATTCGGTCGCGCAGGCAAACGGACTGCCCGACGGTCGTTTTCGCCATGCCAATCAGAGGACATTGACGGCTTTTCTACAAACACTGACCGACAGCAGCCTAATGGTGCACTAA